A genomic segment from Cricetulus griseus strain 17A/GY chromosome 8, alternate assembly CriGri-PICRH-1.0, whole genome shotgun sequence encodes:
- the LOC100760577 gene encoding ATP-binding cassette sub-family F member 2, protein MPSDLAKKKAAKKKEAAKARQRPRKGHEENGDTVTEPQVAEEKNEEANGRETTEVDLLTKELEDFEMKKAAARAVTGVLASHPNSTDVHIINLSLTFHGQELLSDTKLELNSGRRYGLIGLNGIGKSMLLSAIGKREVPIPEHIDIYHLTREMPPSEKTPLECVMEVDTERAMLEREAERLAHEDAECEKLMELYERLEELDADKAEMRASRILHGLGFTPAMQRKKLKDFSGGWRMRVALARALFIRPFMLLLDEPTNHLDLDACVWLEEELKTFKRILVLVSHSQDFLNGVCTNIIHMHNKKLKYYTGNYDQYVKTRLELEENQMKRFHWEQDQIAHMKNYIARFGHGSAKLARQAQSKEKTLQKMMASGLTERVVSDKTLSFYFPPCGKIPPPVIMVQNVSFKYTKDGPCIYNNLEFGIDLDTRVALVGPNGAGKSTLLKLLTGELLPTDGMIRKHSHVKIGRYHQHLQEQLDLDLSPLEYMMKCYPEIKEKEEMRKIIGRYGLTGKQQVSPIRNLSDGQKCRVCLAWLAWQNPHMLFLDEPTNHLDIETIDALADAINEFEGGMMLVSHDFRLIQQVAQEIWVCEKQTITKWPGDILAYKEHLKSKLVDEEPQLTKRTHNV, encoded by the exons ATGCCCTCCGACCTGGCCAAGAAAAAAGCAGCCAAAAAGAAGGAAGCCGCCAAAGCTCGACAGCGGCCCAGAAAGggacatgaagaaaatggagacacTGTCACAGAACCTCAGGTGGCAGAGGAGAAAAATGAGGAGGCCAATGGCAGAGAGACCACAG AAGTTGATTTGCTGACCAAGGAGCTAGAGGACTTTGAGATGAAGAAAGCGGCTGCTCGAGCCGTCACCGGCGTCCTGGCCTCTCACCCCAACAGCACTGACGTCCACATCATCAACCTTTCACTGACCTTTCATGGTCAAGAGCTGCTCAGTGACACCAAACTGGAACTCAACTCAGGCCGTCGTTATGGTCTCATTGGCTTAAATGGAATTG ggaaATCCATGCTGCTCTCTGCTATTGGGAAACGTGAAGTGCCCATCCCTGAGCACATAGACATCTACCATCTGACTCGTGAGATGCCTCCTAGCGAGAAAACCCCCTTGGAGTGTGTGATGGAGGTGGACACAGAGCGAGCCATGCTGGAGAGGGAGGCCGAGCGGTTAGCTCACGAGGATG CGGAGTGTGAGAAGCTCATGGAACTCTATGAGCGGCTGGAAGAGCTGGATGCTGACAAAGCGGAGATGAGGGCCTCAAGGATCTTACATGGGCTGGGTTTCACACCTGCCATGCAGCGCAAGAAGCTGAAAGACTTCAGTGGTGGCTGGCGGATGAGAGTTGCTCTTGCCAG AGCCCTCTTTATTCGGCCCTTCATGCTGCTTCTGGATGAGCCTACCAACCACCTGGACCTGGATGCTTGTGTGTGGCTGGAAGAGGAACTTAAGAC TTTCAAGCGCATCCTGGTCCTTGTGTCACATTCCCAGGACTTTCTGAATGGAGTCTGTACCAATATCATCCACATGCACAACAAGAAACTTAAGTATTACACG GGTAATTATGATCAGTATGTGAAGACGCGGCTGGAGCTGGAGGAGAACCAGATGAAGAGGTTTCACTGGGAGCAGGACCAGATCGCACACATGAAG AACTACATTGCCAGGTTTGGCCATGGCAGTGCCAAGCTGGCCCGGCAGGCTCAGAGCAAAGAGAAAACGCTACAGAAAATGATGGCATCAGGACTAACAGAAAGGGTTGTGAGTGACAAG ACGCTGTCATTTTATTTCCCACCGTGTGGTAAAATCCCACCGCCTGTCATCATGGTGCAGAACGTGAGCTTCAAGTACACAAAAGACGGA CCTTGCATCTACAATAATCTAGAATTTGGCATTGACCTTGATACACGGGTGGCTCTGGTAGGACCTAATGGTGCAGGGAAGTCCACTCTTTTGAAGCTGCTCACTGGAGAG CTTCTACCCACAGATGGAATGATCCGGAAGCATTCTCATGTCAAGATAGGGCGTTACCATCAG caCTTACAGGAGCAGCTGGACCTGGACCTTTCGCCATTGGAGTATATGATGAAATGCTACCCGGAGATcaaggaaaaggaggagatgaggaagatCATTGGGAGATATGGCCTTACTGGGAAGCAGCAg GTGAGCCCAATCCGGAACCTGTCGGATGGGCAGAAGTGTCGAGTGTGTttggcctggctggcctggcagaACCCTCACATGCTCTTTCTGGACGAGCCTACCAATCACCTGGACATCGAGACCATTGATGCACTGGCAGATGCCATCAATGAGTTTGAGGGTGGTATGATGCTAGTCAGCCATGACTTCAGACTCATCCAGCAG GTTGCACAGGAGATTTGGGTCTGTGAGAAGCAGACAATCACTAAATGGCCTGGAGACATCCTTGCCTACAAGGAGCACCTCAAATCCAAACTGGTAGATGAGGAGCCCCAGCTCACCAAGAGGACCCACAACGTGTGA